A genomic window from Martelella lutilitoris includes:
- a CDS encoding S-(hydroxymethyl)glutathione dehydrogenase/class III alcohol dehydrogenase: MDVRAAVAVEAGKPLEVMTVQLEGPKEGEVLIEVKATGLCHTDDFTLSGADPEGIFPAILGHEGAGVVVDVGPGVTSVKKGDHVIPLYTPECRECPSCLSRKTNLCTAIRSTQGQGLMPDGTSRFSLDGKPIHHYMGCSTFANFTVLPEIAVAKINPEAPFDKVCYIGCGVTTGVGAVINTAKVEVGATAVVFGLGGIGLNVIQGLRLAGADMIIGVDLNNDKKEWGERFGMTHFVNPKEIGEDIVPYLINLTKRGNDTIGGADYTFDCTGNTTVMRQALECSHRGWGKSVVIGVAGAGQEISTRPFQLVTGRSWMGTAFGGARGRTDVPKIVDWYMDGKIEIDPMITHLLKLEDINKGFDMMHRGESIRSVVVY; this comes from the coding sequence ATGGATGTGCGCGCAGCCGTAGCGGTCGAAGCAGGAAAACCGCTCGAAGTCATGACCGTTCAACTTGAAGGCCCGAAGGAAGGCGAAGTCCTGATCGAGGTGAAGGCGACGGGCCTTTGCCACACGGACGACTTCACGCTCTCCGGCGCCGATCCGGAAGGCATCTTCCCGGCGATCCTCGGCCATGAGGGCGCGGGCGTCGTGGTCGACGTCGGGCCGGGCGTCACCTCGGTGAAGAAAGGCGACCATGTCATCCCGCTCTATACGCCGGAATGCCGCGAATGCCCGTCCTGCCTGTCGCGCAAGACCAATCTCTGCACCGCGATCCGCTCGACACAGGGCCAGGGGCTGATGCCGGACGGCACCTCGCGCTTCTCGCTCGACGGCAAGCCGATCCATCACTATATGGGCTGCTCGACGTTTGCGAACTTCACGGTCCTTCCGGAAATCGCGGTCGCAAAGATCAACCCCGAAGCGCCTTTCGACAAGGTCTGCTACATCGGCTGCGGCGTCACGACCGGCGTCGGCGCGGTCATCAACACGGCCAAGGTGGAAGTCGGCGCGACCGCCGTCGTCTTCGGTCTCGGCGGCATCGGCCTCAACGTGATCCAGGGCCTGCGCCTTGCCGGCGCCGACATGATCATCGGCGTCGACCTCAACAATGACAAGAAGGAATGGGGCGAGCGATTCGGCATGACCCATTTCGTCAATCCTAAGGAAATCGGCGAGGACATCGTCCCCTATCTGATCAACCTGACCAAGCGCGGCAATGACACGATCGGCGGCGCCGACTACACGTTCGATTGCACCGGCAACACCACCGTCATGCGCCAGGCGCTCGAATGCTCGCATCGCGGCTGGGGCAAGTCCGTCGTCATCGGCGTTGCCGGCGCCGGCCAGGAAATCTCCACCCGGCCGTTCCAGCTTGTGACGGGTCGCTCCTGGATGGGCACGGCCTTCGGCGGCGCGCGCGGACGCACGGATGTGCCGAAAATCGTCGACTGGTACATGGACGGCAAGATCGAGATCGACCCGATGATCACGCACCTCCTGAAGCTCGAGGACATCAACAAGGGCTTCGACATGATGCACAGGGGCGAAAGCATCCGCTCGGTCGTCGTCTACTGA
- a CDS encoding GNAT family N-acetyltransferase, producing the protein MGSLTVDIARMDALTAGELYDVLRLRVDVFVVEQNCPYPELDGKDADALHLRLLEDGKPVAYGRIFAPGADKKARIGRIVVAPSHRGQKLGERLMGEAVAACERLAPGAPIAISAQAHLERFYAGFGFETVSKEYLEDGIPHIDMVRDAAGVQTEVAG; encoded by the coding sequence ATGGGTTCGCTTACCGTCGATATCGCCCGCATGGATGCGCTCACTGCGGGCGAACTTTATGACGTGCTCAGATTGCGAGTCGATGTCTTCGTGGTGGAGCAGAACTGCCCCTATCCCGAGCTCGACGGCAAGGACGCGGATGCGCTTCACCTGCGGCTTCTCGAGGACGGAAAGCCGGTCGCTTACGGTCGCATCTTCGCGCCCGGAGCGGACAAGAAGGCGCGTATCGGCCGTATCGTCGTCGCGCCCTCCCATCGGGGACAAAAGCTTGGCGAACGGCTGATGGGCGAAGCGGTCGCCGCCTGCGAAAGACTTGCGCCCGGCGCCCCGATCGCGATTTCCGCCCAGGCGCATCTCGAGCGATTTTATGCGGGCTTCGGTTTCGAGACCGTGTCGAAAGAATATCTGGAGGACGGCATCCCGCATATCGACATGGTGCGTGATGCCGCCGGAGTGCAAACGGAAGTCGCCGGATGA